One stretch of Fibrobacter sp. UWH6 DNA includes these proteins:
- a CDS encoding alpha-amylase family glycosyl hydrolase has protein sequence MRPNHIYHVFPLGALRNVADGVISNASTNHVPYRNIRVLTSLIPHLQSLRADSILLGPVFKSETHGYDVTDMYQLDPRLGNNEDLKQMVRDFHNAGFHVFFDAVWNHSSRHHFAYRDLREKGQNSPYAGWYRNPRFNTPNLCGDSFTVDCWAGFQELPAFNLRNPEVERELIHCAEYWMDEFGIDGIRIDAAEDMDLDFLRHLATACHQKRADFWMMGEVVFGDPRRWLEAGLNSVTNYQTYKSCWSSLNDGNMFELAYNLNQFFDDKSGTCKGARLQLFNENHDTNRIYSQLKNKQDNFVQHLLFYTMPGVPTIYYGEEFGLEAIKGGCDDWNLRPSMHIEQGRIRFDNYPKSAAVLPANSTDKENLLSEIRHLAGIRLDCDALRDGGYQQEFVHSQQLAFWRTHQNGDALVLINLQDAPVQFEIDLRRHFTRTPKMNSLKNLRDLLSNDFIKISNGKITVIIPPKWGRILVPSGT, from the coding sequence ATGAGGCCGAATCACATTTATCACGTTTTCCCGCTGGGAGCATTACGTAATGTCGCCGATGGCGTCATTTCCAACGCAAGCACGAATCACGTGCCCTACCGAAACATCCGCGTGCTCACTAGCCTTATTCCTCACTTGCAAAGCTTGCGGGCTGATTCCATCTTGCTGGGTCCCGTTTTTAAAAGCGAGACCCACGGTTACGACGTGACAGACATGTACCAGCTGGACCCCCGCCTAGGAAATAACGAGGACTTGAAGCAGATGGTCCGCGACTTTCATAATGCCGGATTCCATGTGTTTTTCGATGCCGTGTGGAACCATTCCTCCAGACATCATTTCGCCTACAGGGACCTTCGGGAAAAGGGGCAGAATTCCCCTTATGCGGGCTGGTATCGCAATCCGCGATTCAATACGCCCAACCTTTGCGGAGACTCCTTTACAGTGGATTGCTGGGCCGGCTTTCAGGAACTGCCAGCGTTCAACCTGCGGAATCCCGAAGTGGAGCGAGAACTGATTCATTGTGCAGAATACTGGATGGATGAATTTGGCATTGACGGAATCCGTATTGACGCCGCGGAGGATATGGATTTAGATTTTCTGCGACATCTTGCAACCGCCTGCCACCAAAAGCGTGCGGATTTCTGGATGATGGGAGAAGTGGTTTTCGGAGATCCCAGGCGTTGGCTTGAAGCGGGCCTAAACTCCGTGACCAACTATCAGACCTATAAATCCTGCTGGAGTTCCCTGAATGACGGGAACATGTTTGAACTGGCCTACAACTTGAATCAATTTTTTGATGACAAGAGCGGAACCTGCAAGGGCGCGAGACTCCAGCTTTTTAACGAGAATCATGACACCAACCGCATTTACAGCCAGCTGAAAAATAAGCAGGACAATTTCGTTCAGCATCTGCTGTTCTATACCATGCCGGGAGTGCCCACTATTTATTACGGCGAGGAATTTGGTTTGGAAGCAATTAAGGGCGGTTGCGACGACTGGAATTTGCGTCCCTCTATGCACATCGAGCAGGGCCGCATTCGTTTCGATAATTACCCAAAGTCTGCGGCCGTTCTACCTGCAAACTCTACGGACAAAGAAAATCTACTTTCCGAAATCCGTCACCTGGCAGGCATCCGCTTGGATTGCGACGCCTTGCGCGATGGCGGCTATCAACAGGAATTCGTTCACTCCCAACAATTGGCCTTCTGGCGAACACACCAAAATGGTGATGCCCTTGTTCTTATAAATCTCCAGGACGCACCCGTTCAATTTGAAATTGACTTGCGCAGACATTTTACGCGCACACCTAAAATGAATTCCTTGAAAAATCTGCGAGACCTTCTTTCCAACGATTTCATCAAAATCAGCAACGGCAAAATTACCGTCATAATTCCGCCCAAGTGGGGCCGCATCCTTGTACCTAGCGGTACATAA